A section of the Triticum dicoccoides isolate Atlit2015 ecotype Zavitan chromosome 7A, WEW_v2.0, whole genome shotgun sequence genome encodes:
- the LOC119327443 gene encoding GDSL esterase/lipase At1g74460-like: MGCERTPLAVALALALLLGLAHGDVVQFIFGDSLSDVGNNNYLTKSLARAALPWYGIDFGSGMPNGRFCNGRTVADIIGDKMGLPRPPAFLDPSVDETVIAKSGLNYASGGGGILNETSSLFIQRFSLYKQIELFQGTQAFMREKIGRAAADKLFGEAYYVVAMGANDFINNYLLPVYSDSWTYNGDTFVKYMVTTLEAQLRLLHGLGARRVTFFGLGPMGCIPLQRLLQRSSTACQESTNKLALSFNKQAGAVIRELAASLPNATFQFGDVYDYFQDIIDRPYMHGFNNSHAPCCTLGKVRPTLTCTPLSTLCKDRSKYVFWDEYHPTDRANELIALETLKRLNITVVANTTSS; this comes from the exons ATGGGTTGTGAGAGGACGCCGCTGGCCGTTGCTCTGGCACTGGCCCTGCTCCTGGGCCTCGCCCACGGCGACGTGGTGCAGTTCATCTTCGGCGACTCGCTGTCGGACGTGGGCAACAACAACTACCTGACCAAGAGCCTCGCGCGCGCGGCGCTGCCGTGGTACGGCATCGACTTCGGCAGCGGTATGCCCAACGGCAGGTTCTGCAACGGCCGCACCGTCGCGGACATCATCGGCGACAAGATGGGCCTCCCGCGCCCGCCCGCGTTCCTGGACCCGTCCGTGGACGAGACCGTCATCGCCAAGAGCGGCCTCAACtacgcgtccggcggcggcggcatcctcaaCGAGACCTCGTCCCTCTTC ATCCAGAGGTTCTCGCTGTACAAGCAGATCGAGCTGTTCCAGGGGACGCAGGCGTTCATGCGGGAGAAgatcgggcgggcggcggcggacaagCTGTTCGGCGAGGCCTACTACGTGGTGGCCATGGGCGCCAACGACTTCATCAACAACTACCTGCTCCCCGTCTACTCCGACTCGTGGACCTACAACGGCGACACCTTCGTCAAGTACATGGTCACCACCCTGGAGGCCCAGCTCCGGCTCCTGCACGGGCTGGGCGCGCGCCGGGTCACCTTCTTCGGGCTGGGGCCCATGGGCTGCATCCCGCTGCAGCGGCTCCTGCAGAGGTCCTCCACGGCGTGCCAGGAGTCCACCAACAAGCTCGCCCTCAGCTTCAACAAGCAGGCCGGCGCGGTGATCAGGGAGCTGGCGGCGTCGCTGCCCAACGCCACGTTCCAGTTCGGGGACGTCTACGACTACTTCCAGGACATCATCGACCGCCCCTACATGCACGGCTTCAACAACTCCCACGCGCCCTGCTGCACGCTCGGCAAGGTGCGGCCGACCCTGACGTGCACCCCGCTCTCCACGCTCTGCAAGGACCGCAGCAAGTACGTGTTCTGGGACGAGTACCACCCCACCGACAGGGCCAACGAGCTCATCGCGCTCGAGACGCTCAAGCGGCTCAACATCACCGTCGTTGCCAACACCACCTCCAGCTAG